The following coding sequences lie in one Vibrio aerogenes genomic window:
- the iolD gene encoding 3D-(3,5/4)-trihydroxycyclohexane-1,2-dione acylhydrolase (decyclizing) translates to MSTIRMTTAQALVKFMNQQYVEFDGGQHQFIHGVFTIFGHGNVLGLGQALEENAGELVVHQGCNEQGMAHAAMGFAKQNKRKKIYAVTSSVGPGAANMVTAAATATANRIPVLFLPGDTFATRQPDPVLQQVEQYHDASISTNDCFKPVSRYWDRINRPEQLMSAMINAMRVLTDPADTGAVTICLPQDVQGEAYDFPEYFFQKRVHRIERRPATEAMIQDAVSLIKHKKKPLLVCGGGVRYSEAHEAFRQFAETFNIPFGETQAGKSAIVSDHELNLGGVGTTGCLAANLIAKEADLVIGVGTRFTDFTTASKSLFQNPDVDFLTINVSEFDAVKLDAVPVIADAKAALDALTPALQAAGYKNSYAGEIQSARQAWQAELQRLFTLKAADGFVPEIDGHFDNQLEEYKNALNTRLTQTRVLGILDQHLEDNAIVVGAAGSLPGDLQRLWQPKQPDTYHMEYGYSCMGYEVGAAVGAKIARPDQPVYTMLGDGSYMMLHSELQTSVQEGVKINVVLFDNASFGCINNLQMSQGMGSYGTENRFRDPETGQMTGPLVPVDFAKNAESYGCKAYRVHTEEELVAAIADAKQQTVSTLIDIKVLPKTMTHGYEAWWHCGTAQVAEKPEIVEAAKDIRRVLAKARQY, encoded by the coding sequence ATGAGCACGATAAGAATGACGACCGCGCAAGCGCTGGTGAAATTTATGAACCAACAATATGTTGAGTTCGATGGCGGTCAGCATCAGTTTATCCATGGTGTATTTACGATTTTTGGTCACGGTAATGTGCTCGGCCTTGGTCAGGCACTGGAAGAAAATGCCGGAGAACTTGTTGTGCACCAGGGCTGTAACGAACAGGGTATGGCCCATGCAGCGATGGGGTTTGCCAAGCAAAACAAGCGTAAAAAAATCTATGCCGTTACCTCTTCCGTCGGACCTGGAGCTGCCAATATGGTCACTGCCGCTGCGACAGCGACAGCCAACCGAATCCCGGTGTTATTCTTACCGGGAGATACATTCGCCACCCGTCAACCCGACCCGGTTTTGCAGCAGGTCGAGCAATATCATGATGCTTCGATCAGCACGAACGACTGCTTTAAACCCGTTTCCCGTTACTGGGACCGGATTAACCGCCCGGAACAGCTGATGTCAGCGATGATCAATGCGATGCGTGTGCTGACAGACCCTGCTGACACAGGTGCGGTAACCATTTGTCTGCCTCAGGATGTCCAGGGAGAAGCCTATGACTTCCCTGAATATTTCTTCCAAAAACGCGTTCACCGTATTGAACGTCGTCCTGCGACAGAGGCGATGATTCAGGATGCCGTCAGTCTGATCAAGCACAAGAAGAAACCCCTGCTGGTTTGCGGCGGCGGTGTACGTTACTCAGAAGCACATGAAGCATTCCGTCAGTTCGCCGAAACATTCAACATCCCGTTTGGGGAAACTCAGGCCGGCAAAAGCGCCATTGTGTCTGATCATGAGCTGAATCTGGGTGGTGTCGGCACCACCGGTTGTCTGGCTGCAAACTTAATCGCTAAAGAAGCGGATCTGGTCATTGGCGTCGGAACCCGTTTCACCGATTTCACCACCGCGTCAAAATCACTGTTTCAGAATCCCGACGTTGATTTTCTGACCATTAATGTATCAGAATTTGATGCCGTCAAACTGGATGCTGTACCGGTCATCGCCGATGCCAAAGCAGCACTGGATGCACTCACACCGGCCTTGCAGGCAGCCGGATATAAAAACAGCTATGCCGGTGAAATTCAGTCAGCCAGACAAGCATGGCAGGCAGAGCTTCAAAGGCTGTTCACCCTGAAAGCGGCCGATGGGTTTGTTCCGGAAATCGACGGCCACTTCGACAACCAGCTTGAAGAATACAAAAACGCGCTGAATACCCGCCTGACGCAAACCCGCGTGCTGGGCATTTTAGATCAACATCTTGAGGACAATGCCATTGTTGTCGGTGCAGCCGGTTCACTTCCGGGCGATCTGCAACGCCTCTGGCAACCGAAACAGCCCGACACGTATCATATGGAATACGGCTATTCCTGTATGGGCTATGAAGTCGGGGCTGCGGTCGGGGCGAAAATCGCCCGGCCGGATCAACCGGTGTATACCATGCTCGGTGACGGCTCCTATATGATGCTGCATTCAGAGCTTCAAACCTCGGTTCAGGAAGGCGTGAAGATTAATGTTGTTCTGTTCGACAATGCATCATTCGGTTGTATTAATAACCTGCAAATGAGCCAGGGGATGGGCAGCTACGGGACCGAGAACCGCTTCCGTGACCCGGAAACCGGACAGATGACCGGCCCGCTGGTCCCGGTAGATTTCGCAAAGAATGCAGAAAGTTATGGCTGTAAAGCCTATCGTGTCCATACCGAAGAAGAACTTGTCGCTGCCATTGCAGATGCGAAACAACAAACCGTATCCACACTGATTGATATCAAAGTTCTGCCCAAAACGATGACGCATGGCTATGAGGCCTGGTGGCATTGCGGCACGGCACAGGTGGCAGAAAAACCTGAAATTGTCGAGGCAGCCAAAGAT
- the iolB gene encoding 5-deoxy-glucuronate isomerase gives MSKLLSKYSDPAQDGCTQKITPANAGWEHVGFEVYELEPGQTLAIHDAGLEVCLVLVAGKATVKTETVSFGEIGDRMSPFERKKPYAVYLAPDDHCEVEALTKLELAVCKAPGNGTFETRLIAPDDIDAEARGQGNNQRFVHNILPDYAQADSLLVVEVYTDEGCTSSYPSHKHDTANEPQETYLEETYYHRLNPSRGFCMQRVYTDDRSLDESMAVYDKDVVKVPKGYHPVATIAGYDNYYLNVMAGPSRKWLFTWEADHEWVNGEDYKNKHA, from the coding sequence ATGTCAAAACTGCTTTCAAAATATAGTGATCCAGCGCAGGATGGATGCACACAGAAAATAACACCGGCCAATGCCGGCTGGGAGCATGTCGGCTTCGAAGTGTATGAATTAGAGCCGGGACAGACACTGGCGATTCATGATGCCGGACTGGAAGTTTGTCTGGTGCTTGTTGCCGGGAAGGCAACAGTAAAAACGGAGACCGTCAGCTTCGGTGAAATCGGAGACAGGATGAGCCCGTTTGAACGCAAGAAGCCGTATGCGGTTTATCTTGCTCCGGATGATCACTGTGAAGTTGAAGCGTTAACCAAACTGGAGCTTGCGGTGTGCAAAGCACCGGGGAACGGAACTTTTGAAACCCGCCTGATTGCTCCGGATGATATTGATGCTGAAGCGCGGGGGCAGGGGAATAATCAGCGTTTTGTTCATAATATTCTGCCGGATTATGCGCAGGCGGATAGTTTACTGGTTGTGGAAGTCTATACCGACGAGGGTTGCACCAGTTCATATCCGAGTCATAAACATGATACTGCCAATGAACCACAGGAAACTTATCTGGAAGAAACATACTACCACCGGCTTAATCCATCACGGGGATTCTGTATGCAGCGGGTTTACACCGATGATCGCTCTCTTGATGAGTCCATGGCGGTGTATGACAAAGATGTGGTGAAAGTGCCCAAAGGGTATCACCCGGTCGCTACGATTGCCGGTTATGATAACTATTATCTGAATGTCATGGCGGGACCATCACGGAAGTGGCTGTTTACCTGGGAAGCTGATCATGAGTGGGTCAATGGCGAGGATTATAAAAATAAGCATGCGTGA
- a CDS encoding aldo/keto reductase: MQKTALGTTGFDIVPLVFGGNVFGWTIDEKISFSILDAFVDHGFDAIDTADVYSTWAPGNQGGESETIIGHWLKAKPAMRDKIKLFTKVGDDLKIPGHKGLSEKWITQAVEDSLRRLQTDYIDLYFSHWPDDSTPYEETLGAYEKLLKSGKVRSVGASNLDVEQLSQSLAVAKQHTLPAYQVLQPEYNLYDRNGFNADLQGLCLRENIGVVTYYSLASGFLSGKYRSTQDLSKSARGDGIGKYLDEKGLGILKLLDEISEHHQAQPAEIALAWLIGEKAVTAPIASATKTAHIESFAKAMSVRLSDEEHQQLTDAGLV, translated from the coding sequence ATGCAAAAAACGGCATTGGGAACGACTGGTTTTGATATTGTGCCATTGGTTTTTGGCGGGAACGTATTTGGCTGGACAATTGATGAAAAAATCAGCTTTTCTATTTTAGATGCCTTTGTCGATCATGGTTTTGACGCTATAGATACGGCAGATGTTTATTCAACATGGGCACCCGGAAATCAGGGCGGGGAGTCGGAAACAATTATCGGCCACTGGCTGAAAGCGAAGCCTGCAATGCGGGATAAAATTAAATTGTTTACCAAAGTCGGTGATGATCTGAAAATTCCCGGTCATAAAGGGCTGTCAGAAAAATGGATTACTCAGGCTGTTGAAGATTCGCTCCGCCGTTTGCAGACCGATTATATTGACCTGTATTTTTCTCACTGGCCGGATGACAGTACACCTTACGAGGAGACGCTGGGCGCTTATGAAAAACTGCTGAAATCAGGTAAGGTTCGCTCGGTTGGTGCTTCCAATCTGGATGTGGAACAACTCAGTCAGTCTTTGGCTGTGGCAAAACAACATACGCTGCCTGCTTATCAGGTGCTTCAGCCGGAATATAATCTGTATGACCGGAACGGATTTAATGCCGATTTGCAGGGCCTGTGTCTGCGGGAAAACATCGGGGTTGTGACTTATTACAGTCTGGCTTCCGGCTTTCTGTCCGGAAAATATCGTTCAACGCAGGATTTGTCCAAGAGCGCCCGCGGCGATGGTATCGGTAAATATCTGGATGAAAAAGGTCTTGGTATCCTGAAATTGCTTGATGAAATCAGTGAGCATCACCAGGCTCAACCCGCAGAAATTGCGCTGGCCTGGCTGATTGGTGAAAAAGCAGTCACCGCGCCGATTGCCAGTGCCACAAAAACAGCCCATATTGAAAGTTTTGCCAAAGCGATGTCTGTCCGTTTAAGTGACGAAGAGCATCAGCAGCTGACGGATGCAGGGTTGGTTTAA